The following coding sequences lie in one Gymnogyps californianus isolate 813 chromosome 18, ASM1813914v2, whole genome shotgun sequence genomic window:
- the DPM2 gene encoding dolichol phosphate-mannose biosynthesis regulatory protein, with amino-acid sequence PPEARGVSLLGPLTWRVRATATDQVVGFGLVAFSLVLFVYYTLWIIILPFIDSDHGIHRYFLPREYAVIIPVVAGLLLLLFIGVFIMVVMWKSRKPAKKSD; translated from the exons CCTCCGGAGGCCCGCGGCGTGTCCCTGCTCGGCCCGTTAACATGGAGAGTCCGG GCCACAGCAACAGACCAGGTGGTTGGATTCGGCTTGGTTGCCTTCAGCCTCGTCCTCTTTGTTTACTACACGCTCTGGATCATCATACTG cccTTCATCGACAGCGACCATGGGATCCACCGGTACTTCTTGCCTAGGGAGTATGCGGTTATCATCCCCGTGgtggctgggctgctgctgctgctatttatAG GTGTTTTTATAATGGTCGTGATGTGGAAGAGCAGGAAACCTGCCAAGAAATCGGACTGA